A DNA window from Deinococcus radiopugnans ATCC 19172 contains the following coding sequences:
- a CDS encoding site-specific DNA-methyltransferase, producing the protein MTDSRYAGLDREALIELLERRDAAQQFGLVWEREELEAVPAPTLTLDLGLSVGDAPHHNLIIEGDNLDALRFLGLTHRGRIKCIYIDPPYNTGGQELAYHDRYHGKADAYRHSAWLEFMAQRLRLAQELLAPDGVLFVSIDDYEVARLTLLLDQVLVGGKVGTFVWRRRSGSNDVPPSFLSVDHEYVLCYARPGFSFAGLDKDLSGYRDLDPGNPDPWKRGDLSKSHDHRARPNGFYPVHNPQDDVWYAPNPKRVWAFASERFVKKGQKLRRETMEQLIREGRVIFPRRDRTACYATLAELRAAIEAGQAPHFLQLGLFDTPEEETAYLSQYVGRRLGYGTPGYKRFRSEVKRPSKPISSWIVGLKDEDGAQNRTVLRSGLNAEGTTLLGQMLQTAGVGFSYPKPLSLIQTLIAQATGPDDTVLDFFAGSGTTAHAVLALNAEEPGSSRRFILVSSTEASPQEPHKNLCRSVTRERVGRGVQGYLYRTRSGPVEVPGLGGDFAYLRAAAGPAEADPHAQLWFALQLRDLQALVDYRPACALQQHWADDRALLYLTRTNPEVLEDLRQRVVEAGRPVTVYTWQAEQVTEAVAQEHVTVRAIPTELRDAFGAACP; encoded by the coding sequence GTGACGGATTCCCGCTACGCCGGGCTTGACCGGGAAGCCCTGATCGAACTGCTGGAGCGCCGGGACGCCGCGCAGCAGTTCGGGCTGGTGTGGGAACGGGAAGAGCTGGAGGCGGTGCCGGCCCCCACGCTGACTCTCGACCTGGGCCTGAGCGTGGGCGACGCGCCCCATCACAACCTGATCATCGAGGGCGATAACCTTGATGCCCTGCGCTTCTTGGGGCTGACCCACCGGGGGCGGATCAAATGCATCTACATCGATCCGCCGTACAACACCGGGGGACAGGAGCTGGCCTATCATGACCGCTATCACGGCAAGGCCGATGCCTACCGCCATTCTGCCTGGCTGGAATTCATGGCCCAGCGCCTGAGGCTGGCTCAGGAGTTGCTGGCGCCAGACGGCGTGCTGTTCGTGTCTATCGACGATTACGAGGTGGCCCGCCTGACCCTATTGCTGGACCAGGTGCTCGTGGGGGGCAAGGTGGGCACTTTCGTGTGGCGGCGGCGTTCGGGCAGCAACGACGTGCCGCCCAGCTTCCTGAGCGTCGACCATGAATACGTGCTGTGCTATGCGCGGCCGGGCTTCTCATTCGCGGGACTGGACAAGGACCTGTCGGGCTACCGAGACCTTGACCCCGGCAACCCCGACCCGTGGAAGCGCGGCGACCTGTCCAAATCGCATGACCACCGGGCCCGCCCCAACGGGTTCTATCCGGTCCACAACCCACAGGACGACGTGTGGTATGCCCCCAATCCCAAGCGGGTCTGGGCTTTTGCCTCCGAGCGATTCGTGAAGAAGGGGCAGAAGTTGCGGCGCGAGACCATGGAACAGCTGATCCGCGAAGGCCGCGTGATCTTTCCGAGGCGGGACCGCACCGCCTGCTACGCCACGCTGGCCGAATTGCGGGCCGCGATTGAGGCAGGGCAGGCCCCGCACTTTCTTCAGCTGGGGCTGTTCGACACCCCGGAGGAGGAGACGGCGTACCTGTCGCAGTACGTCGGGCGGCGGCTGGGCTACGGCACGCCGGGCTACAAGCGCTTTCGCTCGGAGGTGAAGCGGCCCAGCAAGCCGATTTCGAGCTGGATCGTGGGCCTCAAAGATGAGGATGGCGCGCAGAACCGGACCGTGCTGCGCAGCGGCCTGAACGCTGAGGGCACCACGCTGCTGGGGCAGATGCTGCAGACGGCAGGCGTGGGCTTCAGCTATCCCAAACCGCTGTCGCTGATCCAGACCCTGATCGCTCAGGCCACCGGCCCCGACGATACCGTGCTGGACTTCTTCGCGGGCAGCGGGACCACCGCCCACGCGGTTCTGGCGCTGAATGCAGAGGAGCCCGGTTCCAGCCGGCGTTTTATTCTGGTGTCCTCCACCGAGGCCAGCCCCCAGGAGCCGCACAAGAACCTGTGCCGGTCGGTGACCCGTGAGCGCGTGGGCCGCGGGGTCCAGGGCTATCTCTACCGCACCCGCTCCGGCCCGGTGGAGGTGCCGGGGCTGGGTGGGGACTTCGCCTACCTGCGGGCGGCCGCTGGCCCGGCAGAGGCGGACCCCCACGCACAGCTGTGGTTCGCCCTGCAACTGCGGGACCTGCAGGCGCTGGTGGACTATCGTCCGGCCTGTGCCCTGCAGCAGCACTGGGCCGACGACCGGGCGCTGCTGTACCTGACCCGGACCAACCCGGAAGTGCTCGAAGACCTCCGGCAGCGGGTGGTGGAGGCGGGACGGCCCGTGACCGTCTACACCTGGCAGGCCGAACAGGTGACGGAGGCCGTCGCGCAGGAGCACGTCACCGTCCGTGCCATCCCCACCGAGCTGCGCGACGCTTTTGGAGCCGCGTGCCCCTGA
- a CDS encoding NUDIX domain-containing protein has protein sequence MDRPLVCVGALVRDGNGRVLLARTTKWRGLWGVPGGKVDWGESLLDAVARELREETGLVLRDIEYAQTQEAVLSPEFHKPSHMLLFDYFARTDRTEVTPNEEIEEWAWVTLEEAAAYPLNTYTQTLVALAQRREP, from the coding sequence ATGGACAGGCCGTTGGTGTGTGTGGGAGCGCTGGTGCGGGACGGAAACGGGCGGGTGTTGCTGGCCCGGACCACCAAATGGCGCGGGCTGTGGGGCGTGCCGGGCGGCAAGGTGGACTGGGGAGAATCGCTGCTGGACGCCGTGGCCCGCGAACTGCGCGAGGAAACCGGATTGGTCCTGCGCGACATCGAATACGCCCAGACACAGGAGGCGGTCCTGTCGCCGGAGTTCCACAAGCCCAGCCACATGCTGCTGTTCGACTACTTCGCCCGCACGGACCGCACCGAGGTCACGCCCAACGAAGAAATCGAGGAATGGGCCTGGGTGACGCTGGAAGAGGCCGCCGCCTACCCTCTGAACACCTACACGCAGACGCTGGTGGCCCTGGCGCAGCGCAGGGAGCC